A genomic region of Eucalyptus grandis isolate ANBG69807.140 chromosome 5, ASM1654582v1, whole genome shotgun sequence contains the following coding sequences:
- the LOC104445533 gene encoding peroxidase 27, translating into MACPKLFLSCLLVQLMFLFLVPEVAHGQGLKVGFYQKTCPNAEAIVNKVIGQVMSVAPSLSGPLLRMHFHDCFVRGCEGSILLNSSTNQAEKDAPPNFSLRGYQVIDRVKTALEKACPGIVSCADVLAIVARDVIVATRGLSYDVETGRRDGNVSSLNEALNNLVPPNANITTLKADFAMRGLSVKDLVVLSGGHTLGTSHCSSFSDRLYNFTGKGDTDPKLDSNYIARLKLKCKPNDQTTLVEMDPGSVRTFDIKYFDLIPKRRGLFTSDAALLDDSQTKAYIDLQIKTGGSTFFKDFGVSMVNMGRIGVLTGTAGEVRKVCAKVN; encoded by the exons ATGGCTTGTCCGAAGCTCTTCTTGTCTTGTTTGTTGGTTCAGTTGATGTTCTTGTTCCTTGTCCCTGAGGTCGCTCACGGTCAGGGTCTCAAAGTAGGGTTTTACCAGAAGACATGCCCAAATGCAGAGGCCATCGTGAATAAGGTCATTGGTCAAGTCATGTCCGTCGCTCCGAGTCTCTCTGGCCCTCTCTTGAGGATGCATTTTCACGACTGTTTCGTTAGG GGTTGCGAAGGTTCAATACTCTTGAACTCTTCGACCAATCAAGCCGAGAAGGACGCGCCACCGAATTTCAGCCTTCGTGGTTACCAGGTGATCGATAGAGTCAAAACGGCGTTGGAGAAGGCATGTCCCGGCATCGTTTCGTGTGCTGACGTTTTGGCCATCGTCGCAAGAGATGTCATCGTCGCG ACCAGAGGCCTTTCCTATGATGTGGAAACTGGACGAAGAGATGGGAACGTCTCTAGTTTAAATGAGGCGCTTAACAACTTAGTACCACCTAatgccaacattacaaccctgaAAGCAGATTTTGCAATGAGAGGCCTCAGTGTGAAGGACCTTGTCGTCCTATCAG GTGGCCACACCCTTGGAACTTCACACTGCTCTTCCTTCTCCGACCGCCTCTACAACTTCACCGGAAAGGGTGACACCGACCCCAAGCTCGACTCTAACTACATAGCGAGGTTGAAGCTCAAGTGCAAGCCGAATGACCAAACCACCCTTGTCGAGATGGACCCAGGAAGCGTGAGGACGTTCGACATCAAGTACTTCGATCTGATCCCGAAGAGAAGAGGCCTCTTCACTTCGGACGCTGCACTTCTTGATGATAGCCAAACCAAGGCATACATTGACCTCCAGATCAAGACCGGTGGATCCACCTTCTTCAAGGACTTTGGAGTGTCAATGGTGAACATGGGTCGGATCGGCGTGCTCACCGGAACGGCTGGTGAAGTCAGGAAAGTGTGTGCAAAGGTTAACTAA
- the LOC104445531 gene encoding LOW QUALITY PROTEIN: ubiquitin-like protein-NEDD8-like protein RUB3 (The sequence of the model RefSeq protein was modified relative to this genomic sequence to represent the inferred CDS: inserted 2 bases in 1 codon) yields MDVIFEPQRGRPFSIEVGYFDTVQEIKEKIQKYQGIPMTTQTLIFNGRVLQDERNVEHCEILQNXHVQLVVVDAASPQNLHKAEEPSPSPSTKLQLNVKSASLKAHVPVEIDANDTVVRLKEKIHEIEGVPAGHLALQANGTELQDHQSVRECELLDNSEVEVSVKQCSPTTSAAPGSSKKLKVMVLPKCGTKRIAVEVSASDNVGELRKELQKLQKSDQLHLPQEGYFFIYKQNVMDEDRSFRWHHVGQGDTIEIFNGSVTGGS; encoded by the exons ATGGATGTCATCTTCGAGCCTCAAAGAGGAAGACCCTTCTCAATCGAAGTGGGTTACTTCGACACAGTTCAAGAGATCAAAGAAAAGATCCAGAAATACCAAGGGATTCCCATGACGACACAAACTCTAATCTTCAACGGCCGAGTCCTTCAAGACGAGCGCAACGTCGAGCACTGCGAGATCCTACAAAA TCACGTCCAGCTCGTCGTGGTCGACGCCGCCTCGCCCCAAAACCTTCATAAGGCCGAAGAACCCTCACCATCTCCGAGCACAAAACTCCAGCTCAACGTGAAGAGTGCTTCCTTGAAAGCACACGTCCCCGTCGAGATCGACGCGAATGACACGGTAGTGCGGTTGAAGGAGAAGATCCATGAGATTGAGGGCGTGCCTGCGGGCCACTTGGCGCTCCAGGCGAATGGCACGGAGTTGCAAGACCACCAGTCGGTCAGGGAGTGCGAGCTCTTGGACAATTCCGAGGTCGAGGTCTCCGTGAAACAATGCTCCCCGACTACATCGGCGGCGCCCGGCTCCTCCAAGAAGTTGAAGGTGATGGTGTTGCCAAAGTGTGGGACGAAGAGGATTGCGGTCGAGGTGAGTGCGTCGGACAATGTTGGGGAGCTGAGGAAGGAGCTCCAGAAGCTGCAAAAGTCGGACCAGTTACATCTGCCACAAGAAGGCTATTTTTTCATATACAAGCAGAATGTGATGGATGAAGATAGGTCGTTTAGGTGGCACCATGTTGGCCAAGGTGACACCATTGAGATCTTCAATGGAAGCGTTACGGGCGGATCATAG
- the LOC120294068 gene encoding uncharacterized mitochondrial protein AtMg00810-like, which yields MGNDNSAVKKLKEHLHLTFHIKDLGSPKHFLGIEIARSDRGISLSQRKFVMKIISEAGLSGCRPSVIPIEQNAKLTYVGYDTGVSSSSDDPLLQDPSGYQRLVGKLIYLTMTRPDICYAVQTLSQFMHSPKQSHMNAALNIVRYLKTCPGLRILLSRKCNVEITAYCDADYATCPMSRMSITGFCIKFGESLLSWKTKKQSTESLSSAEAEYRSMAKTVCEIVWLRGLLLDLGAPVKGPTLLICDNDSALKLAANPVLHERTKHIEVDCHFTREKIQE from the coding sequence ATGGGGAATGATAATTCTGCTGTAAAGAAACTTAAAGAGCATCTACATTTgacttttcatatcaaagactTAGGGTCACCTAAgcattttcttggaattgagatagctcgCTCAGATCGGGGCATCTCATTAAGCCAACGGAAATTTGTGATGAAAATAATATCAGAAGCAGGATTATCAGGCTGTAGACCATCAGTCATCCCTATTGAGCAAAATGCTAAATTGACTTATGTTGGCTATGACACTGGCGTATCCTCCTCTTCTGATGATCCGTTGTTACAAGATCCCTCAGGATATCAGAGACTCGTGGGTAAATTGATATATCTCACCATGACTAGGCCAGATATTTGCTATGCAGTTCAGACTCTTAGTCAGTTTATGCACAGTCCAAAGCAGTCTCACATGAACGCAGCCTTGAATATTGTGAGATACTTAAAGACCTGTCCAGGTTTGAGAATACTTCTTTCTCGAAAGTGCAACGTGGAGATTACGGCCTATTGCGATGCAGATTATGCCACATGCCCTATGAGTAGGATGTCTATTACTGGTTTCTgcatcaaatttggggaatcacttctttcatggaagacaaagaaacagtCTACCGAATCTTTATCATCGGCTGAAGCTGAATATCGATCTATGGCCAAGACTGTTTGTGAGATAGTCTGGTTAAGGGGTTTACTTCTGGATCTCGGAGCTCCTGTTAAAGGACCAACTCTACTCATCTGTGATAATGATTCAGCACTCAAGCTTGCAGCAAATCCTGTACTGCATGAGaggacaaagcatatagaagtcGATTGTCATTTTACTCGAGAAAAGATTCAAGAATGA